The window CCAATAAATCCACTCCCACCTGTTACCAATACCGTCATTTTTTGCATGGTACGGCCTGCTCAGCATAATACTTATTATAAATAGCTATAGCAGAATATCGAAGAATTACAAGTCAGCTTAAATTAAGCAAACATTTTAGCTGCCATACGTTGTGCTTGTTTACCATAAAACCAATAGGTGATCAGATATAATGGGATGGCTAACATCAACCACATGGCTAAAACAGTAAGTAAGAACTTAGGTTCTTGTAAGTACAATAAGAAATTTTGCCATACTTGGGGATCTCTTCGCGAAAAGAAATATAGTCCAGCCATCAAACCGATCAGGTTATATCCCCAAAAAATCAAAGAGAAAACCAATGTAAACCGTTTCTGCTCTTGAGCTGTTGGTGCACGGCGCTGTTGTCTTAAAAACTTGAATAAAACTAAAATGATCGCAATCAAATAAGGCATTGCGGTGAGGATACCACCTATACTATTTGGTAAAAATGCTGCCAGTACACCTGTGAGCAAAGTCAAAACCAAACAAATTATAAAAAACCATAAATAATACAAACGCAATGAAATCATACAGATAACCTTATAAGATTGGTTTCGAAAAATAATTATAAGTTTTTTTCAATTTTTTTTCATTTTAATGTCAACCAAAGCCAAACTCATGTCGTTATATAGGGTATAAGGTCGCAGCAACCGACGAACATTGCACGGCATCCGCAGTTTTTTTCGGTGACCTTTCATTATGACTCTCCATCTTTAACAATGGTTTTGTTAGCAGCCAGAACTTTTGATAAAGATTTTGACCGACGATTTCTCATCACTCGAATCGTCGGTTTTATTTTTTTATAATACCCAAAAAAATAAAACGGATAAAATTATGAATAGCATCATTTATTTTGAAATCCAATCTACAAACCCACAACGAGATACTGCTTTTTATCAATCTATTTTTGGCTGGAATTTTGAAAAAGTCGAAGGTTTACCCATTGAATATTATCGTATCGAAACAAAAGGGATTCACGGGGGGCTGTTAAAACGTCCTGTTACTACACCACCAACAGAATGC is drawn from Acinetobacter suaedae and contains these coding sequences:
- a CDS encoding ABZJ_00895 family protein encodes the protein MISLRLYYLWFFIICLVLTLLTGVLAAFLPNSIGGILTAMPYLIAIILVLFKFLRQQRRAPTAQEQKRFTLVFSLIFWGYNLIGLMAGLYFFSRRDPQVWQNFLLYLQEPKFLLTVLAMWLMLAIPLYLITYWFYGKQAQRMAAKMFA
- a CDS encoding VOC family protein yields the protein MNSIIYFEIQSTNPQRDTAFYQSIFGWNFEKVEGLPIEYYRIETKGIHGGLLKRPVTTPPTECGTNAYTCTIEVDNFDETAARILSLGGIVAMEKFAIPDRCWQGYFLDLDNNVFGICEIDENAI